A region from the Rosa rugosa chromosome 6, drRosRugo1.1, whole genome shotgun sequence genome encodes:
- the LOC133717246 gene encoding uncharacterized protein LOC133717246 isoform X2 — protein MDPQNPAEKRFSLRNDKQSSIAKNKSSKVTLQDIQVVHNLIERCLQLYMNKDEVINTLLDRARIEPEFTKLVWQKLEEENAEFFKAYHLRLKLKDQIHMYNRLLEQQYHLMKQQERAEFKIAPVQNGMRHMPGYPEINSMGTISSCHGVNGIPAPGNFHSMQHKCVKERSPANTVPFFPAGDMKLDGASSPVAVALNGQFSFTPETSGLNLDTPVLDSAFTSDIANLERLRLGADGQNTCPEESLQSSDQMTWDFGFSNTAEWSNFQEFGPAGNYSGSEFQPSQLDINLDSAEQNDMVDGFLLDGPPGQGTQPAEETKPK, from the exons ATG GATCCACAGAATCCAGCAGAAAAGCGATTCTCACTGCGCAATGACAAACAAAGTAGCATTGCAAAGAACAAGAGCAGCAAAGTCACACTTCAAGATATCCAAGTT GTCCATAATTTGATTGAAAGGTGTCTGCAGTTGTATATGAACAAAGATGAAGTCATCAATACCCTCTTAGATCGTGCTAGGATTGAGCCTGAGTTTACAAAATTGG TATGGCAGAAACTGGAAGAAGAAAATGCAGAATTTTTCAAGGCCTACCACCTAAGGCTGAAGCTCAAAGATCAAATTCATATGTATAACCGGTTGCTTGAGCAGCAATACCATCTGATGAAACAGCAAGAGCGTGCAGAGTTTAAGATAGCTCCTGTGCAGAATGGAATGCGTCACATGCCTG GTTATCCCGAAATCAATTCCATGGGCACCATCTCTAGTTGTCATGGAGTTAATGGAATACCTGCTCCAGGAAACTTCCACAGTATGCAACATAAGTGTGTGAAAGA AAGAAGTCCAGCTAATACAGTACCTTTCTTCCCCGCTGGTGATATGAAGTTAGATGGGGCTTCAAGTCCTGTAGCAGTGGCATTGAATGGACAATTTTCCTTCACTCCTGAAACATCAGGGCTAAATCTGGACACACCAGTGCTTGACTCTGCATTTACTTCTGATATAGCAAATCTAGAGAGGTTGCGTCTTGGAGCAGATGGTCAGAACACATGTCCTGAGGAGTCACTTCAATCATCGGATCAGATGACTTGGGATTTTGGCTTCTCTAATACTGCTGAATGGTCAAACTTTCAAG AGTTTGGACCAGCGGGGAACTATTCAGGCTCAGAGTTTCAACCTTCTCAGTTGGATATTAATCTTGATTCTGCAGAGCAAAATGACATGG TTGATGGGTTCCTTCTCGATGGTCCACCTGGTCAAGGCACTCAACCTGCAGAGGAAACTAAGCCAAAGTGA
- the LOC133717246 gene encoding uncharacterized protein LOC133717246 isoform X1, which yields MDPQNPAEKRFSLRNDKQSSIAKNKSSKVTLQDIQVVHNLIERCLQLYMNKDEVINTLLDRARIEPEFTKLDVSFLSIRGSFLVLLCRLFSNPFAEINGVFSTIQLIARQMLHLWQKLEEENAEFFKAYHLRLKLKDQIHMYNRLLEQQYHLMKQQERAEFKIAPVQNGMRHMPGYPEINSMGTISSCHGVNGIPAPGNFHSMQHKCVKERSPANTVPFFPAGDMKLDGASSPVAVALNGQFSFTPETSGLNLDTPVLDSAFTSDIANLERLRLGADGQNTCPEESLQSSDQMTWDFGFSNTAEWSNFQEFGPAGNYSGSEFQPSQLDINLDSAEQNDMVDGFLLDGPPGQGTQPAEETKPK from the exons ATG GATCCACAGAATCCAGCAGAAAAGCGATTCTCACTGCGCAATGACAAACAAAGTAGCATTGCAAAGAACAAGAGCAGCAAAGTCACACTTCAAGATATCCAAGTT GTCCATAATTTGATTGAAAGGTGTCTGCAGTTGTATATGAACAAAGATGAAGTCATCAATACCCTCTTAGATCGTGCTAGGATTGAGCCTGAGTTTACAAAATTGG ATGTTTCATTTTTATCAATCCGGGGGTCATTTTTGGTACTTTTGTGTAGACTCTTTTCCAATCCATTCGCAGAAATAAATGGCGTGTTCTCCACCATCCAGCTAATTGCTAGGCAAATGCTGCACT TATGGCAGAAACTGGAAGAAGAAAATGCAGAATTTTTCAAGGCCTACCACCTAAGGCTGAAGCTCAAAGATCAAATTCATATGTATAACCGGTTGCTTGAGCAGCAATACCATCTGATGAAACAGCAAGAGCGTGCAGAGTTTAAGATAGCTCCTGTGCAGAATGGAATGCGTCACATGCCTG GTTATCCCGAAATCAATTCCATGGGCACCATCTCTAGTTGTCATGGAGTTAATGGAATACCTGCTCCAGGAAACTTCCACAGTATGCAACATAAGTGTGTGAAAGA AAGAAGTCCAGCTAATACAGTACCTTTCTTCCCCGCTGGTGATATGAAGTTAGATGGGGCTTCAAGTCCTGTAGCAGTGGCATTGAATGGACAATTTTCCTTCACTCCTGAAACATCAGGGCTAAATCTGGACACACCAGTGCTTGACTCTGCATTTACTTCTGATATAGCAAATCTAGAGAGGTTGCGTCTTGGAGCAGATGGTCAGAACACATGTCCTGAGGAGTCACTTCAATCATCGGATCAGATGACTTGGGATTTTGGCTTCTCTAATACTGCTGAATGGTCAAACTTTCAAG AGTTTGGACCAGCGGGGAACTATTCAGGCTCAGAGTTTCAACCTTCTCAGTTGGATATTAATCTTGATTCTGCAGAGCAAAATGACATGG TTGATGGGTTCCTTCTCGATGGTCCACCTGGTCAAGGCACTCAACCTGCAGAGGAAACTAAGCCAAAGTGA
- the LOC133717246 gene encoding uncharacterized protein LOC133717246 isoform X3 produces MLHLWQKLEEENAEFFKAYHLRLKLKDQIHMYNRLLEQQYHLMKQQERAEFKIAPVQNGMRHMPGYPEINSMGTISSCHGVNGIPAPGNFHSMQHKCVKERSPANTVPFFPAGDMKLDGASSPVAVALNGQFSFTPETSGLNLDTPVLDSAFTSDIANLERLRLGADGQNTCPEESLQSSDQMTWDFGFSNTAEWSNFQEFGPAGNYSGSEFQPSQLDINLDSAEQNDMVDGFLLDGPPGQGTQPAEETKPK; encoded by the exons ATGCTGCACT TATGGCAGAAACTGGAAGAAGAAAATGCAGAATTTTTCAAGGCCTACCACCTAAGGCTGAAGCTCAAAGATCAAATTCATATGTATAACCGGTTGCTTGAGCAGCAATACCATCTGATGAAACAGCAAGAGCGTGCAGAGTTTAAGATAGCTCCTGTGCAGAATGGAATGCGTCACATGCCTG GTTATCCCGAAATCAATTCCATGGGCACCATCTCTAGTTGTCATGGAGTTAATGGAATACCTGCTCCAGGAAACTTCCACAGTATGCAACATAAGTGTGTGAAAGA AAGAAGTCCAGCTAATACAGTACCTTTCTTCCCCGCTGGTGATATGAAGTTAGATGGGGCTTCAAGTCCTGTAGCAGTGGCATTGAATGGACAATTTTCCTTCACTCCTGAAACATCAGGGCTAAATCTGGACACACCAGTGCTTGACTCTGCATTTACTTCTGATATAGCAAATCTAGAGAGGTTGCGTCTTGGAGCAGATGGTCAGAACACATGTCCTGAGGAGTCACTTCAATCATCGGATCAGATGACTTGGGATTTTGGCTTCTCTAATACTGCTGAATGGTCAAACTTTCAAG AGTTTGGACCAGCGGGGAACTATTCAGGCTCAGAGTTTCAACCTTCTCAGTTGGATATTAATCTTGATTCTGCAGAGCAAAATGACATGG TTGATGGGTTCCTTCTCGATGGTCCACCTGGTCAAGGCACTCAACCTGCAGAGGAAACTAAGCCAAAGTGA
- the LOC133715528 gene encoding probable protein phosphatase 2C 76 — MICKSGIRSLIVQAGNIVACTKTGAYLNNIGRVCMQTSLGNCEFKTTCLRMMVDSSATEKQGSIVDVLSQKDDEGGYISGGWKSEGGKLSCGYSSFRGKRATMEDFYDIKTSKIDGQTVCLFGIFDGHGGSRAAEYLKEHLFENLMKHPNFITDTKLAISESYQQTDAAFLDSERDTYRDDGSTASTAVLVGNHLYVANVGDSRTVISKAGKAIPLSEDHKPNRTDERKRIENAGGIVMWAGTWRVGGVLAMSRAFGNRMLKQFVVAEPEIQDQVIDEEFELLVLASDGLWDVVPNEDAVSLARTEEEPEAAARKLIGTAFGRGSADNITSIVVRFHHDKAESAGANHD, encoded by the exons ATGATATGCAAGAGTGGGATAAGGAGTCTGATTGTTCAAGCTGGGAATATAGTAGCGTGCACAAAAACTGGGGCGTATTTGAACAACATTGGGAGAGTTTGCATGCAAACATCTTTGGGGAACTGCGAATTTAAGACAACGTGTTTAAGGATGATGGTTGATTCTAGTGCGACCGAGAAACAGGGTTCCATTGTTGATGTCTTATCGCAGAAAGATGACGAGGGTGGATATATCAGTGGAGGCTGGAAAAG TGAAGGCGGAAAACTTAGCTGTGGCTATTCCAGTTTTAGGGGAAAAAGAGCCACCATGGAGGATTTTTATGATATAAAAACTTCCAAGATTGATGGGCAAACAGTTTGCCTCTTTGGAATTTTTGATG GTCATGGTGGTTCTCGCGCTGCTGAATATCTGAAGGAGCATCTATTTGAGAATCTCATGAAGCATCCAAACTTTATAACAGACACCAAGTTAGCTATTA GTGAATCATATCAACAAACTGATGCAGCTTTTTTGGATTCTGAAAGGGATACATACCGCGATGATGGTTCTACTGCTTCAACAGCAGTCTTAGTGGGCAACCATCTATACGTTGCCAATGTTGGAGATTCTCGTACAGTAATATCAAAGGCAGGCAAAG CAATTCCTCTATCTGAGGATCATAAACCAAATCGAACTGATGAGAGAAAGAGAATTGAAAATGCTGGGGGCATTGTAATGTGGGCAG GAACTTGGAGGGTAGGAGGTGTTTTGGCTATGTCTCGGGCTTTTGGAAACCGCATGTTGAAGCAATTTGTTGTTGCAGAACCTGAGATCCAG GACCAAGTGATAGATGAAGAATTTGAATTGCTGGTGCTCGCTAGTGATGGGCTGTGGGACGTGGTGCCAAATGAG GATGCTGTTTCACTTGCCCGAACAGAAGAAGAACCCGAGGCGGCAGCTCGGAAGTTAATTGGAACAGCATTTGGCCGTGGTAGTGCAGACAATATAACATCCATTGTGGTGAGGTTCCACCATGACAAAGCAGAGTCTGCTGGGGCTAACCATGATTAG
- the LOC133717362 gene encoding cyclic nucleotide-gated ion channel 1-like: MNFQQEKIVRFQDWNPEKPIDPPYSPNDGMQRGTFRTTFSSVSSKFQRRLESGSERIKKSWKSYSIDGVVGKSFCSRVLDPQGQFLQKWNKIFVLACVIAVSLDPLFFYVPVIDDDNKCLDKDRKMEITASVLRSFTDIFYVVHIIFQFRTGFIAPPSRVFGRGVLVEDAWAIAKRYLSSYFLIDILAVLPLPQVVILIFIPKLGGSASLNTKNLLKFVVLFQYVPRVIRIYPLYREVTRASGILTETAWAGAAFNLFLYMLASHVLGAFWYLISLERETTCWKQACGMNSTICSRKDLYCDTGGRHPNKTAFLNSSCPILEEDKTKFDFGIFLDGLQSGIVQSDTDFPQKFFYCFWWGLRNLSSLGQNLETSTYVWEILFAVFISIGGLVLFSFLIGNMQTYLQSTTTRLEEMRVKRRDAEQWMSHRLLPENLRERIRRYEQYRWQETRGVDEENLICNLPKDLRRDIKRHLCLALLMRVPMFEKMDDQLLDAMCDRLKPVLYTEDSYIVREGDPVDDMLFIMRGKLLTMTTNGGRTGFFNSEYLKAGDFCGEELLTWALDPHTSSNLPISTRTVQALSEVEAFALKADDLKFVASQFRRLHSKQLRHTFRFYSQQWRTWAACFIQAAWRRYSKKKLEESLREEENRLQDALAKAETSSPSLGATIYASRFAANVLRAVRLRRSGTRKGRVPERIPPMLLQKPAEPDFTAEEQ; this comes from the exons ATGAATTTTCAGCAAGAGAAGATAGTCAG GTTTCAGGATTGGAATCCAGAGAAACCTATTGACCCACCATATTCTCCAAATGATGGAATGCAGCGAGGAACTTTCAGAACAACATTTAGCTCGGTTTCATCTAAATTTCAAAGACGCCTGGAATCAGGTTCTGAGAGGATTAAGAAGTCATGGAAGTCCTATTCGATTGATGGGGTTGTTGGTAAAAGCTTTTGTTCTAGAGTTCTTGATCCGCAAGGGCAATTCCTTCAAAAGTGGAATAAGATATTTGTATTGGCATGTGTAATTGCTGTCTCCCTGGATCCTTTGTTCTTTTACGTCCCTGTGATTGATGATGACAATAAGTGCCTTGACAAGGACAGAAAGATGGAGATAACAGCTAGTGTTTTGCGCTCATTCACCGACATATTTTATGTAGTTCATATAATTTTTCAATTTCGTACTGGATTTATTGCTCCTCCTTCTCGAGTTTTTGGAAGAGGTGTTTTAGTTGAAGATGCTTGGGCTATTGCAAAGAGGTATCTATCCTCATACTTCCTAATTGACATTCTTGCTGTCCTTCCTCTCCCACAG GTGgtcattttaatttttattccGAAATTGGGAGGCTCAGCATCATTGAATACAAAGAATTTGTTGAAGTTTGTTGTTTTGTTCCAATACGTGCCAAGAGTTATTCGTATATATCCATTGTATAGAGAAGTAACAAGGGCTTCTGGCATACTTACGGAAACTGCATGGGCAGGCGCGGCATTTAATCTTTTCCTTTACATGCTTGCTAGTCAT GTACTTGGAGCATTTTGGTATTTAATTTCTTTAGAACGAGAAACCACATGCTGGAAACAAGCTTGTGGAATGAATTCAACCATATGCTCCCGAAAGGATTTATACTGTGATACCGGGGGGAGGCATCCTAATAAGACAGCATTCTTAAATTCTTCATGCCCAATACTAGAAGAAGATAAAACAAAATTTGATTTTGGAATATTCCTTGATGGTCTTCAATCTGGTATCGTTCAGTCAGACACAGACTTTCCTCAAAAGTTCTTTTACTGCTTTTGGTGGGGATTACGGAATTTGAG TTCGCTTGGTCAAAATCTTGAAACAAGTACGTATGTTTGGGAAATCTTGTTTGCAGTCTTCATTTCTATTGGGGGCTTGGTGCTATTTTCATTTCTTATCGGAAATATGCAG ACATATTTGCAGTCTACAACTACAAGATTGGAGGAGATGAGAGTAAAAAGGAGAGATGCAGAACAATGGATGTCCCACCGTTTGCTAccagagaatttgagagaaCGCATAAGGCGGTATGAACAATACAGATGGCAAGAAACCAGAGGTGTAGATGAAGAGAATTTGATCTGTAATCTTCCGAAGGACCTTAGAAGGGACATAAAGCGCCATCTCTGCTTGGCTCTACTAATGAGG GTGCCAATGTTTGAGAAAATGGATGACCAATTGTTGGATGCAATGTGTGACCGTCTCAAGCCAGTACTGTATACAGAAGACAGCTACATTGTTCGGGAGGGAGACCCAGTGGATGATATGCTCTTCATAATGCGAGGCAAGCTATTGACTATGACCACAAATGGTGGAAGGACTGGGTTCTTCAATTCTGAATATCTCAAGGCCGGTGACTTCTGTGGTGAAGAGCTTCTCACATGGGCTCTTGATCCTCACACCTCTTCTAATCTTCCCATCTCAACTAGAACTGTCCAAGCCCTTAGTGAAGTCGAAGCCTTTGCTTTGAAAGCAGACGATCTGAAGTTTGTAGCCTCCCAGTTTCGACGGCTTCACAGCAAGCAGCTCCGCCACACATTCAGGTTTTACTCACAACAGTGGAGGACCTGGGCAGCTTGCTTTATACAGGCAGCATGGCGCCGTTATAGTAAGAAGAAGCTTGAAGAGTCTCTGCGGGAAGAGGAGAATAGGTTGCAAGATGCACTTGCAAAGGCCGAGACTAGCTCCCCCAGTCTTGGTGCCACCATTTATGCCTCGCGATTCGCTGCTAATGTACTTCGTGCTGTACGGCTACGGCGCAGTGGCACACGCAAGGGAAGGGTGCCAGAGAGAATACCGCCCATGCTACTTCAGAAGCCAGCAGAGCCGGATTTTACTGCTGAAGAACAATAG